A stretch of the Aphis gossypii isolate Hap1 chromosome 2, ASM2018417v2, whole genome shotgun sequence genome encodes the following:
- the LOC114121769 gene encoding vacuolar protein sorting-associated protein 72 homolog encodes MAAERERRSNAGNKLARLLDEEEADDDFYKTTYGGFNEDEEDNDFHFVDEEAPDEVDSDFSIDENDEVISDVEDEELTQKKTNRYQEPKAPKPVEQREAPKRKRSITEKVVAETSYERKSIRQSTAVKSQETIERIKERVSKIKRNKPLPPEEMPSQQQLLEEAKLTEEENLKSLEKFEKLELARKQTRAKPRVTYLTSVKFLSKAYPLLAEDDTVNIEGEEHDVKRERSEYCERTTITVNEPHEFERMFPKKVAKPIKPHRQCVFTEDYARYRDPLTGHPYKNQKIFSILRSVYSMHLDEAFANK; translated from the exons ATGGCTGCTGAAAGGGAACGTCGTTCAAATGCCGGCAATAAACTAGCACGTTTATTGGATGAAGAAGAAGCAGATGATGACTTTTATAAGACTACATATGGTGGTTTTAATGAAGATGAAGAAGACaatgattttcattttgtcGATGAAGAAGCACCAGATGAAGTTGATTCAGATTTTAGTATTGATGAAAATGATGAAGTGATATCAGACGTAGAAGATGAAGaattaactcaaaaaaaaacaaatag atatcaaGAGCCAAAGGCGCCAAAACCTGTTGAACAAAGAGAAGCTCCTAAAAGAAAACGTTCTATCACGGAAAAGGTGGTGGCTGAGACTTCATATGAACGGAAGTCAATACGACAATCAACAGCAGTTAAATCTCAAGAGACAATTGAGCGTATTAAAGAACGTGTTAGTAAAATCAAACGAAATAAACCACTGCCTCCAGAGGAAATGCCTTCACAGCAACAATTGTTGGAAGAAGCAAAACTTACTGAAGAAgagaatttaaaatcattagaaaaatttgaaaaattagaattggCTAGAAAACAGACAAGAGCTAAACCTCGTGTCACATACTTAACTTCTGTAAAATTCCTTAGTAAAGCATATCCATTGTTAGCTGAAGATGATACTGTAAATATCGAAGGTGAAGAACATGACGTGAAACGTGAACGCAGTGAGTATTGTGAGCGAACTACCATCACAGTGAATGAACCTCATGAGTTTGAACGAATGTTCCCCAAGAAAGTAGCCAAACCAATCAAACCACACAGACAGTGTGTATTTACTGAAGATTATGCCAGATACAGAGATCCTTTAACTGGCCAcccttataaaaatcaaaaaatattttcaatattaagatCTGTATACTCAATGCATTTAGATGAAGcatttgctaataaataa